Proteins from one Halopseudomonas pelagia genomic window:
- a CDS encoding LLM class flavin-dependent oxidoreductase: protein MSNKKPLTMGWFCPTLGDTTAFGDPNQSIPQSLDHFERVTLAAEEAGFEYMLIPVSSVCWDAWVVASHLAARTEKMKMLLAVKPGNVHPVVQAKMITTFDQMSKGRIYLNLIAGISEKDAFAEGQLEAKEDRYDQMLEEVELMKRLWTEEDVEHTGKYYQVHGPKIMPKPFQQPHPPFFLGGGSEQAADISARHSSTHLFWGDYPERIAEQIKEMRDRAAKYGRRDDIDFAMRLQIICRETEEEAWAAADALIAGTENTAMAEMAKTAAKADSVANRRAAELSKTVGRKMTPHLWTGITEVRPGAGVAVVGNPQQVASQLQEFVDAGCSGFCLSGYPHHEEAERFGRLVMPLLCS from the coding sequence ATGTCAAATAAAAAGCCGCTTACCATGGGTTGGTTTTGCCCTACCTTGGGCGATACCACTGCATTTGGTGATCCTAACCAGAGTATTCCCCAATCTTTAGATCATTTTGAAAGAGTTACCCTCGCCGCTGAAGAAGCGGGTTTCGAGTACATGCTCATCCCAGTCAGTTCAGTCTGTTGGGATGCCTGGGTAGTCGCCAGTCATCTGGCAGCACGCACCGAAAAGATGAAAATGCTCTTGGCAGTCAAGCCAGGGAACGTACATCCGGTCGTACAAGCCAAAATGATTACGACCTTCGACCAGATGTCCAAGGGACGTATCTATTTGAATTTGATTGCCGGTATCAGTGAAAAGGATGCCTTTGCTGAAGGCCAATTGGAGGCCAAAGAGGATCGCTACGATCAGATGCTGGAAGAAGTGGAGCTGATGAAGCGGCTGTGGACTGAGGAAGATGTGGAGCACACCGGCAAGTACTATCAAGTACACGGCCCGAAGATCATGCCGAAGCCCTTCCAGCAGCCGCATCCGCCGTTCTTCCTAGGCGGCGGGTCTGAACAAGCCGCTGATATTTCCGCCCGTCACTCATCTACCCACCTGTTCTGGGGCGACTATCCGGAACGCATTGCTGAACAGATCAAGGAAATGCGTGACCGTGCAGCCAAATATGGTCGGCGGGATGACATTGATTTCGCCATGCGGCTCCAGATCATTTGCCGCGAGACCGAGGAGGAGGCCTGGGCTGCTGCGGACGCATTGATTGCGGGGACAGAAAACACTGCCATGGCTGAGATGGCGAAAACAGCGGCAAAAGCCGATTCCGTTGCTAACAGGCGTGCAGCCGAACTATCCAAAACAGTCGGACGCAAGATGACTCCCCATCTCTGGACTGGTATTACCGAGGTCCGGCCTGGAGCTGGCGTTGCGGTGGTGGGCAACCCGCAGCAGGTTGCTTCGCAATTGCAGGAATTTGTAGATGCTGGTTGCTCGGGTTTCTGCCTTTCAGGTTATCCACACCATGAAGAAGCAGAACGGTTCGGCCGTTTGGTGATGCCTTTGTTGTGTTCTTGA
- a CDS encoding antitoxin Xre/MbcA/ParS toxin-binding domain-containing protein — MIDISESLNRVPANQLKVGFWQAAESLAKLREAEHIAIIRTGLPSATIRMAAAALNVNRQVLCRALSVSISTVNRILKNGKRLDAVASERVVRLLQIALLARDLFESEERAAHWLLTPNDALGGANPFTFCDTELGARQVRRTLRSIEWGHAA, encoded by the coding sequence ATGATTGATATCTCGGAGTCTCTCAATAGGGTTCCTGCCAATCAATTGAAAGTCGGCTTTTGGCAGGCTGCAGAAAGCTTGGCGAAACTAAGAGAAGCCGAGCACATAGCAATCATACGGACAGGGCTGCCTTCGGCGACGATCCGTATGGCCGCGGCGGCTCTCAACGTCAATCGCCAAGTCTTGTGCCGCGCACTGAGCGTGTCTATATCGACGGTCAATCGGATACTAAAGAACGGCAAACGGCTGGATGCTGTGGCTTCAGAACGCGTCGTTCGATTGTTGCAGATAGCCCTATTGGCGCGTGACTTATTTGAGAGCGAGGAACGGGCTGCGCATTGGCTGTTAACTCCTAATGATGCGTTGGGCGGAGCGAATCCCTTCACCTTCTGCGACACGGAGCTAGGTGCGAGGCAAGTTCGGCGCACCCTTCGCTCAATCGAGTGGGGACATGCGGCATGA
- a CDS encoding HD domain-containing protein, translated as MNQYNPPIIHGQDHEVFCLAGCLVPQQAYQVSPLKSAIFLVLENLFGCHEVLLGVEDHPATWPSKGLVAVSMQATRHGSYLLGEDSQVMTPQNFESLCHLPVSRVSSMDTVMGVEQWLELCPFPPLKRFVYQVLGVPAVGCSFFNLPASARHHHCYPGGLAEHSLEVAQSVYAASGCFPEHERWLAAVAGLLHDLGKVRSFHPDGSRTETGYLVSHELLGLELALPALAQLDTHWPDGANALRYLFDWILRPKQQRPLMPIALTIRQADVMSAAASNRQRAFSKLPAWQTFAKDQGPGPTSSYWLPSPP; from the coding sequence ATGAATCAATATAACCCGCCCATTATTCATGGGCAGGATCATGAGGTGTTCTGCCTGGCCGGTTGCTTGGTACCGCAGCAGGCTTACCAGGTGTCACCTCTGAAATCAGCCATCTTTCTTGTTTTAGAAAATCTGTTCGGCTGCCATGAGGTACTGCTGGGCGTGGAAGATCACCCTGCGACTTGGCCCTCCAAAGGTTTGGTTGCCGTCAGCATGCAGGCGACCAGACACGGTAGTTATCTGCTCGGCGAGGATAGTCAGGTAATGACACCGCAGAACTTTGAATCGCTATGTCACCTGCCAGTCAGCCGGGTCAGCTCGATGGATACTGTGATGGGCGTTGAGCAATGGCTGGAGCTCTGCCCGTTTCCGCCCTTGAAGAGGTTTGTCTATCAGGTATTGGGAGTGCCCGCAGTTGGCTGCTCTTTTTTCAATCTTCCCGCCAGTGCCCGCCATCACCACTGTTATCCCGGTGGGCTGGCCGAACACAGCCTGGAAGTCGCGCAATCGGTTTATGCCGCAAGCGGCTGTTTTCCCGAGCATGAACGTTGGCTAGCAGCGGTTGCCGGGCTGCTGCATGACCTCGGCAAGGTCCGCAGCTTTCATCCTGACGGAAGCCGAACCGAGACGGGTTATCTGGTAAGCCATGAACTACTGGGGCTGGAACTGGCATTACCAGCGCTAGCTCAGCTCGACACGCATTGGCCTGACGGAGCCAATGCACTGCGCTACCTGTTTGACTGGATACTTCGCCCCAAACAGCAAAGGCCTTTGATGCCGATTGCGCTAACCATTAGACAAGCTGACGTAATGAGCGCTGCCGCCAGCAATCGTCAAAGGGCGTTCAGCAAGCTACCCGCGTGGCAAACCTTCGCCAAGGATCAAGGCCCCGGGCCCACCAGCAGCTACTGGCTGCCGAGCCCGCCGTAG
- a CDS encoding 3'-5' exonuclease, whose amino-acid sequence MPDEHSPILVVDLEATCWQSATPEGEPQSIHTMEIIEIGCALTNRQGAVLDKRAFIVRPERQPVLSAFCTELTHITQGMVDNALTLPSVIAQMNVWLEDTGTDLIWCSWGNYDLNHLTAQCALDNADSKLLHLPHLNLKKLWRRTTKQRKKTSLASALAYHGLTFDGQPHRGIDDARNIARLLPFLNWSLADDLDEN is encoded by the coding sequence ATGCCAGACGAACACTCGCCCATTCTTGTGGTTGATCTTGAAGCAACCTGCTGGCAGTCAGCAACGCCAGAGGGTGAGCCGCAGAGCATCCACACCATGGAAATTATTGAGATTGGCTGCGCGCTGACCAATCGACAGGGCGCGGTGCTGGATAAGCGCGCCTTCATTGTCCGGCCTGAACGCCAGCCTGTACTCAGTGCGTTCTGCACCGAGCTGACTCATATTACTCAAGGCATGGTTGATAACGCCTTGACGCTGCCGAGTGTTATTGCGCAAATGAACGTCTGGCTTGAGGACACCGGAACAGACTTAATCTGGTGTAGTTGGGGCAACTACGACTTGAATCACCTTACAGCTCAGTGCGCCCTCGATAACGCTGATTCGAAGCTACTGCACCTTCCGCACCTCAATTTAAAAAAGCTCTGGCGACGCACAACCAAGCAGCGCAAAAAAACCAGCCTTGCCAGCGCCCTTGCTTACCACGGACTGACATTTGACGGTCAGCCACACCGGGGCATAGATGATGCGAGGAACATCGCACGGTTGCTGCCGTTTCTAAATTGGTCGCTGGCGGACGATCTGGATGAAAACTGA
- a CDS encoding HAD domain-containing protein, whose protein sequence is MKTEILIFLDYDGVLHPDAVYRRLNGHIELRAPGELFMWAPVLIEALAPYPDLSIVLSTSWVRELGFRRALAFLPAHLAERVIGATWHSAMSTTPDGIIEWDQQSRYDQISAHLSRRAIAMPWLAIDDDAAGWPSGQHQNLVQTDPMLGLSSIETQLRLQEQLKALNVRNP, encoded by the coding sequence ATGAAAACTGAGATACTCATTTTTCTCGACTATGACGGGGTCCTACACCCGGATGCCGTATACCGCCGTTTGAATGGGCACATTGAGCTAAGAGCTCCGGGCGAGCTGTTCATGTGGGCGCCGGTACTTATTGAAGCTCTGGCCCCGTATCCCGACTTGAGCATTGTCCTGTCCACCAGCTGGGTACGAGAATTGGGGTTTCGTCGAGCATTAGCCTTTTTGCCTGCTCACCTCGCGGAAAGGGTTATTGGTGCCACCTGGCATTCAGCGATGAGCACAACCCCCGATGGCATCATTGAGTGGGATCAGCAATCTCGTTACGACCAGATTTCTGCGCACCTCAGTCGGCGAGCCATTGCTATGCCCTGGCTGGCTATCGATGATGACGCTGCCGGATGGCCCTCTGGCCAACATCAAAACCTCGTGCAGACAGATCCGATGCTTGGCCTTTCATCAATTGAAACCCAGCTACGGCTGCAGGAGCAGTTGAAGGCTCTTAATGTGAGAAACCCATGA
- a CDS encoding DUF6957 family protein — protein sequence MTDLKEMTDLLYGEGEPMQGGTLTLEEAKEQGQAFAKYMPYCIVRDWIWADLDIDDKIIKDLETRNIKPVMVYAHHVMYDSSRRFESGNWVRTSPLIKFTPPCFFQTSNTVYILVGDGKRKTTSFEAIMSIF from the coding sequence ATGACTGATCTTAAAGAAATGACAGACCTGCTATACGGTGAGGGCGAACCCATGCAGGGCGGCACCCTTACGTTGGAAGAAGCCAAAGAACAGGGGCAAGCCTTTGCCAAGTACATGCCCTATTGCATCGTACGCGACTGGATTTGGGCTGACCTGGATATCGACGATAAAATCATCAAGGATCTGGAGACGCGGAATATCAAACCTGTGATGGTGTATGCACATCACGTCATGTACGACAGCAGTCGGCGTTTCGAGTCGGGCAATTGGGTTAGGACCTCGCCCCTGATTAAATTTACACCGCCCTGCTTTTTTCAAACTAGTAACACCGTCTACATTCTGGTGGGTGATGGGAAGCGTAAGACCACCTCCTTCGAAGCGATCATGAGTATTTTCTGA
- a CDS encoding YeiH family protein: MTKYTQHAFSDYFRTLLSQARGLLPGILISLVIALASSFIAEHYGGPALLFALMFGMSCHFLIDDGRCVPGIEFASKTILRLGVALLGARITVGQIGGLGSSVMLGAILAVAATIGFGWLAARLLGLRSDFGVLTGGAVAICGASAALAISAILPKHENSERDTLLTVVGVTGLSTLAMILYPILTAFLGLKEEQTGVFLGGTIHDVAQVVGAGYMISPLTGDTATLVKLMRVALLVPSVMIIGWLFYRRQSKQKVLGKNRAQLLPGFLIAFAVLVVINSVGVIPSLLTDTMGEISRGCLMLAISALGVKTSLKELAIVGWRPILLLCAETVFLAILVLCLLLLAV; this comes from the coding sequence ATGACTAAATATACACAGCACGCCTTTTCCGATTACTTTCGCACATTGTTGAGCCAGGCCCGTGGGCTGCTGCCAGGAATACTCATCAGCCTAGTCATAGCTCTGGCCTCTTCTTTTATTGCCGAGCACTATGGTGGGCCAGCACTGCTGTTTGCGCTGATGTTCGGTATGTCCTGTCATTTTCTCATCGACGACGGACGTTGCGTGCCAGGTATAGAATTCGCATCCAAAACAATATTACGCCTAGGCGTTGCGCTGCTGGGCGCGCGTATCACCGTTGGCCAAATTGGTGGGTTGGGCTCTAGCGTGATGCTGGGTGCGATACTAGCAGTGGCGGCAACTATAGGCTTCGGTTGGCTAGCTGCTCGTTTATTAGGGCTGAGATCAGACTTTGGAGTGCTAACGGGTGGAGCAGTGGCTATCTGCGGAGCGTCGGCAGCGCTGGCTATTTCGGCCATATTGCCCAAGCATGAAAACAGTGAGCGAGACACGTTGTTGACGGTGGTCGGAGTAACCGGGCTTTCGACTTTGGCGATGATTCTGTATCCCATCTTAACTGCCTTCCTGGGGCTTAAAGAAGAACAGACGGGAGTATTTTTGGGTGGAACCATTCACGATGTTGCACAAGTAGTAGGTGCAGGTTATATGATCTCGCCGTTGACGGGTGATACAGCGACGCTCGTCAAACTAATGCGCGTAGCTTTGCTGGTACCTTCTGTAATGATTATTGGATGGCTCTTTTACCGCCGTCAATCAAAACAAAAAGTGCTCGGAAAAAACCGCGCTCAGTTGCTGCCGGGGTTCTTGATTGCTTTTGCGGTACTGGTAGTGATCAACAGCGTGGGTGTGATCCCCTCTTTGTTAACGGATACCATGGGTGAGATATCGCGTGGCTGCCTGATGCTGGCTATTTCGGCATTAGGGGTGAAGACATCACTAAAAGAGCTGGCGATAGTTGGGTGGCGGCCAATTCTATTGCTATGCGCCGAAACGGTTTTCTTAGCTATACTGGTTTTGTGCTTACTACTTTTAGCGGTTTAA
- a CDS encoding spinster family MFS transporter, translating into MSTDANLINASQLAAKAFLPSRNRAVYSLGVLLLGYIFSIMDRQVLTLLIGPIQQSLQINDSWMGILHGFTFALFYSIVGLPIARLIDRGNRRLIISVGVGLWCIATAASGLATEFWHLLLARACVAVGEAVLLPGAVSLISEFFTAEKRGRALGAFGTAGPFGAGIGLLTTGLVLGYFTAHPLTLPFIGQLEPWQLTLMCIGLPGLVVLVLMQGVPEPRKDRRSVATHAMSRSVPLPEVFTYLRSNKRSFTGIVLGAGCFYAATYGGSSWLPTYFVREYGWSYARIGTWMGLILCICSPIGVMAASWLGEYWRNRGIVNGNLRVAILVCGALFIVSPPLLLSANASMALPFVALIATLWFCLLGIGPALIIEMSPLPMRGQFIALFTGALNFIGAGIGPVSVGVLTDYVLGDPTDIKYAILIVTLVSSGLGCVLFISARKGFAATTKQAQRWQAHSATTAEK; encoded by the coding sequence ATGAGTACCGATGCCAATCTGATCAATGCCAGCCAGCTCGCAGCAAAGGCCTTTTTGCCTAGTCGCAACCGGGCGGTTTACTCTCTCGGCGTTCTGCTGCTGGGCTATATCTTCTCGATTATGGATCGCCAGGTCCTCACCTTACTGATCGGTCCCATCCAGCAGTCATTGCAAATCAATGACAGCTGGATGGGTATATTGCATGGTTTTACCTTCGCTCTGTTCTATTCCATCGTAGGTCTGCCTATCGCGCGTTTGATTGATCGCGGCAACCGCCGTCTCATTATCAGCGTCGGTGTTGGCCTCTGGTGTATCGCTACCGCTGCAAGTGGTCTCGCTACTGAGTTTTGGCATTTGCTGCTGGCACGTGCCTGCGTCGCGGTGGGTGAAGCCGTGCTACTTCCCGGAGCAGTGTCTTTAATAAGCGAGTTTTTTACCGCAGAAAAACGTGGACGAGCATTAGGGGCATTTGGTACCGCCGGTCCTTTTGGTGCTGGCATTGGCTTGCTGACCACAGGCTTGGTGCTTGGCTATTTTACTGCCCATCCACTCACACTGCCCTTTATAGGACAGCTGGAGCCGTGGCAACTGACGCTAATGTGCATCGGCTTACCTGGGCTGGTGGTACTAGTGTTGATGCAGGGGGTTCCAGAGCCAAGGAAGGACAGACGATCTGTCGCCACACATGCCATGAGCCGTTCCGTACCCCTCCCTGAAGTGTTCACATATCTGAGATCAAATAAGCGCAGCTTCACGGGTATTGTTCTCGGCGCAGGTTGTTTCTACGCCGCGACGTATGGTGGAAGCTCCTGGCTGCCAACCTACTTTGTACGTGAGTATGGTTGGAGCTACGCACGGATCGGCACTTGGATGGGCCTTATCTTGTGTATCTGCTCGCCCATTGGGGTTATGGCAGCCAGCTGGCTTGGCGAGTACTGGCGTAATCGCGGCATAGTAAACGGTAACCTGAGGGTGGCCATACTCGTCTGTGGAGCTCTATTTATAGTCAGCCCGCCCCTGCTGTTATCGGCAAACGCAAGCATGGCATTGCCCTTCGTCGCATTGATAGCAACGCTATGGTTCTGTCTACTTGGGATAGGCCCAGCACTAATCATTGAAATGTCACCTTTGCCTATGCGCGGACAATTCATCGCCCTCTTCACTGGTGCTCTCAACTTCATCGGCGCGGGCATAGGTCCGGTTAGCGTAGGGGTGTTGACGGACTATGTGCTGGGTGACCCGACAGATATCAAGTACGCCATTCTAATAGTCACACTCGTTTCAAGTGGGCTTGGCTGCGTTTTATTTATCAGCGCGCGTAAAGGTTTTGCAGCCACCACTAAGCAAGCTCAGCGATGGCAAGCTCACAGTGCAACGACAGCAGAAAAATAA
- a CDS encoding metallophosphoesterase has translation MHSSIRDIPDGDVLIHAGDSLGQGTLDNVHELDDWLGTLPHKHKIVIAGNHDWAFQDSPELASDVLSNAIYLEDSGVVIEGVRFWGSPWTPIFWNWALMLDRGQPLYGA, from the coding sequence ATGCACAGCAGCATCCGGGACATTCCAGATGGCGATGTCCTTATTCACGCAGGAGACAGTCTTGGCCAAGGCACACTGGACAATGTTCATGAGCTAGATGATTGGCTGGGCACTCTGCCTCACAAACACAAGATCGTCATTGCCGGCAACCATGACTGGGCCTTTCAAGACAGCCCAGAGCTGGCAAGCGACGTACTTAGCAACGCGATTTACCTGGAAGATAGCGGTGTTGTGATTGAGGGTGTTAGATTTTGGGGTTCGCCCTGGACACCCATCTTTTGGAATTGGGCCTTAATGCTGGACCGGGGGCAACCGCTTTATGGTGCCTAG
- a CDS encoding flavin reductase family protein, with protein sequence MSNAPEFNAKQLRTALGTFSTGVTIITTRGEDGLDYGLTANSFNSVSMDPPLVLWSLSHNALSAPAFISSDHFAVHVLAADQTSLSNRFAKSGSDKFAGLSLTRGKGEVPLLQDCSARFECRAVHQYEGGDHVILVGEVLSFEHRVAAPLVFHSGGYRQLQQQADHADSASQNDWLGFLFGRAYYQIQLLIRQQLVRQDLQDEDYELLAILSLGDGRTAEELYQLHGFIGKQLTPEHLDEWVTKGFLEFRREHDGLDRAYFTPEGQCLAKQWLNSARSAEIQGLECLDLTETLELRRLIGKVIQHTGADLPAHWQKERIWKANNLWQQVVN encoded by the coding sequence ATGAGTAATGCTCCTGAATTCAACGCCAAGCAGCTGCGTACAGCACTCGGCACCTTTTCTACAGGTGTGACGATCATTACCACTCGCGGCGAGGATGGCTTGGACTATGGCCTTACTGCCAACAGCTTTAACTCAGTTTCCATGGATCCACCCTTGGTGTTATGGAGCCTGAGTCATAACGCTTTATCCGCACCGGCTTTCATTTCATCCGATCACTTTGCGGTGCATGTGTTAGCGGCAGATCAAACCTCGCTATCAAACCGATTTGCCAAAAGCGGCAGTGATAAGTTCGCCGGCTTATCGCTTACACGGGGTAAGGGCGAGGTACCCCTGTTACAAGACTGCTCCGCCCGCTTCGAATGCCGGGCTGTCCATCAATATGAAGGTGGAGACCACGTAATTTTGGTTGGGGAGGTGCTTTCATTTGAACATCGCGTCGCCGCACCTTTGGTTTTTCATAGTGGTGGATATCGGCAACTGCAACAACAGGCTGACCACGCCGACTCAGCTTCCCAAAACGATTGGTTGGGATTTCTGTTTGGTCGCGCCTATTACCAGATTCAGCTGCTTATTAGGCAGCAATTGGTTCGTCAAGATTTACAGGACGAAGACTACGAGCTGCTAGCAATACTCAGTCTTGGTGATGGTAGGACTGCCGAGGAACTCTACCAACTACACGGCTTTATAGGTAAGCAATTGACTCCTGAGCATCTCGACGAATGGGTGACGAAAGGCTTTCTAGAATTTCGGCGAGAGCACGATGGGCTAGATCGCGCATATTTTACCCCGGAGGGCCAATGCTTGGCGAAGCAATGGCTCAACTCGGCGCGATCTGCTGAAATACAAGGGCTAGAGTGTCTTGACCTGACGGAGACGCTTGAGCTGAGACGCCTCATTGGTAAGGTAATTCAACACACTGGGGCTGACCTGCCCGCACATTGGCAGAAGGAAAGAATCTGGAAGGCAAATAATTTATGGCAGCAGGTCGTTAATTGA
- a CDS encoding antitoxin Xre-like helix-turn-helix domain-containing protein: MIGLRAAVTILEHWKANRNQIQQVLRISRATLLRTKGEATASRLDCDQLERISIVLNIHATMRTLFKNPANVYGFMGRPNGNEFFNGRAPLDVISHGSMLTLVETYRRINRLRNGLW, from the coding sequence ATGATTGGCTTGCGCGCGGCCGTTACTATTCTTGAGCATTGGAAAGCCAACCGTAACCAGATCCAGCAGGTATTACGCATTTCCCGGGCTACCCTGCTCCGAACAAAGGGCGAAGCAACCGCATCGAGGCTGGACTGTGACCAGCTTGAGCGCATCAGCATTGTGCTGAACATACACGCAACCATGCGCACTCTTTTTAAAAATCCAGCAAACGTCTATGGCTTTATGGGGCGCCCGAATGGCAACGAGTTTTTTAATGGGCGAGCACCGTTGGACGTTATCTCACATGGCAGTATGCTGACGCTTGTTGAAACCTATCGTCGAATTAATCGACTGCGCAACGGCCTTTGGTAA
- a CDS encoding IS3 family transposase (programmed frameshift) codes for MSNQRYSPEFKDEAVRQIVERGYPVAEVSERLGVSAHSLHKWVKAIKPSKSDEQTSELNDAKKEILKLRAQLRRTEEERDNLKKGRSVLRKPTRVKYRFVADHSSEFPVRTMCNLLDISRSGYYAWRFRPLSDRAVEDARLLPLIHASYGASFGVYGYRRISMDLKEAGETCGKHRVHRIMKTNNIKAIHGYKKPRVVNGRPSILAPNTLNREFKVTTPDTAWVTDITYIRTWQGWLYLAVVLDLFSRRVVGWSMKPTLAREIVLDALMMAVWRRKPTSRVLVHSDQGSQYGSDDWRRFCHHHNLEPSMSRRGNCWDNAVAESFFSSLKKERIRKRIYKTRDLARADIFDYIEVFYNRNRRHNHLGGLSPEAFEAASA; via the exons ATGAGTAACCAGCGATATTCACCCGAATTCAAAGACGAAGCGGTCCGGCAGATCGTCGAGAGGGGTTACCCAGTAGCCGAGGTCTCGGAGCGACTGGGTGTCTCTGCCCACAGCCTTCACAAATGGGTCAAGGCCATCAAGCCAAGTAAATCCGACGAACAGACCTCAGAGCTCAACGACGCAAAGAAGGAAATTCTTAAGCTGCGAGCCCAGCTTCGACGAACTGAGGAGGAGCGAGATA ATCTTAAAAAAGGCCGCTCGGTACTTCGCAAGCCAACCCGAGTGAAGTACCGATTTGTTGCTGACCACAGTAGCGAGTTTCCGGTGCGCACCATGTGCAACCTGCTTGATATCTCGCGAAGCGGCTACTACGCATGGCGTTTCCGGCCGTTGTCCGACAGAGCTGTCGAAGATGCTCGGCTGCTGCCTTTGATACATGCTTCTTACGGTGCCAGCTTTGGCGTCTATGGCTATCGGCGGATATCAATGGACCTGAAAGAGGCTGGTGAGACGTGCGGTAAGCACAGAGTCCATCGCATCATGAAGACCAATAATATCAAAGCGATACACGGTTATAAAAAGCCAAGAGTTGTGAACGGCCGACCATCGATCCTGGCACCCAATACGCTTAACCGGGAATTTAAGGTGACCACACCAGACACCGCTTGGGTAACCGATATTACTTACATTAGGACCTGGCAAGGGTGGCTATACCTGGCAGTCGTACTGGATCTGTTCTCACGCAGAGTAGTGGGCTGGTCCATGAAACCGACGCTAGCACGCGAGATTGTTCTAGACGCGCTCATGATGGCTGTCTGGCGTCGCAAACCCACTAGCCGAGTGCTGGTTCACTCAGATCAGGGGTCTCAATATGGTAGCGACGACTGGAGACGATTCTGTCATCACCACAACCTTGAACCCAGTATGAGTCGGCGCGGCAATTGTTGGGACAATGCTGTCGCGGAGTCATTTTTTAGTAGTTTGAAAAAAGAGCGCATTAGGAAGCGCATCTACAAAACCAGAGACTTAGCTCGCGCAGATATCTTTGATTACATCGAAGTGTTTTATAATCGAAATCGGCGCCACAACCATCTGGGCGGCTTAAGCCCAGAGGCTTTCGAGGCCGCTTCAGCATGA
- a CDS encoding LysR family transcriptional regulator, whose product MNEMHIRNIDLNLLVLFVTLWETRNVTRAGERLALSQSAVSHGLRRLRERLGEELFVYGREGLLPTPRTSELIVPIREALEKIDQALRGGDHFIPELTQRKFRIAASDYVEFAIMPKLIEQISRLAPGVVLQMQPLPAPNTGQIQSMLESGEIDLAIDVNPITGATMRFEHLTGIPLVTLVWQREGLPSGPVPLDLYLERPHVVIGMQSYGGSVIDQALTAQGLKRRIGAVVQNFMAMPAIAAQTGYLCNLPSPLARVFADVFKLSCHATPVIFPEPELKLYWHSRFDNDDSLQWLRGQMYDCATLPIP is encoded by the coding sequence ATGAATGAAATGCATATCCGTAATATCGATCTTAATCTCTTAGTACTGTTTGTGACCCTTTGGGAGACGCGCAACGTCACTCGAGCCGGCGAAAGGCTCGCCCTGAGTCAGTCCGCAGTCAGTCATGGTCTCCGTCGTTTACGCGAGCGGCTGGGAGAGGAATTGTTTGTCTATGGGCGAGAGGGGCTTCTGCCTACGCCTAGGACTAGCGAGCTGATAGTCCCCATACGAGAAGCGTTGGAGAAAATAGATCAGGCTTTACGAGGTGGTGATCATTTCATACCCGAGCTAACCCAGCGTAAGTTTCGTATTGCAGCCAGCGACTATGTCGAGTTTGCGATTATGCCCAAGCTTATCGAGCAAATTAGTCGCCTTGCGCCTGGCGTAGTTTTGCAAATGCAGCCACTCCCGGCTCCAAATACCGGGCAGATACAGAGCATGCTTGAAAGTGGTGAGATTGACTTAGCTATAGACGTTAATCCAATCACCGGCGCCACCATGCGTTTTGAGCACTTAACTGGCATACCATTAGTTACTTTAGTATGGCAACGCGAAGGGCTGCCCTCTGGGCCTGTACCGCTGGATCTTTACTTAGAGCGTCCGCATGTTGTGATTGGAATGCAGAGCTATGGTGGTAGCGTAATTGATCAAGCTCTCACCGCGCAGGGGTTAAAAAGGCGTATTGGTGCCGTGGTCCAAAACTTTATGGCTATGCCCGCTATTGCGGCTCAAACTGGCTATCTCTGCAACCTGCCCAGCCCGCTTGCACGAGTATTTGCTGACGTCTTCAAATTGAGCTGCCACGCTACGCCTGTAATATTCCCGGAGCCCGAGCTCAAGCTATATTGGCATAGCCGATTTGACAACGATGACAGTCTGCAATGGTTACGCGGTCAGATGTATGACTGTGCCACCCTGCCTATTCCATAA